Proteins from one Lacrimispora sphenoides genomic window:
- a CDS encoding pentapeptide repeat-containing protein has product MTKDKVDSKYDDLIRKLKIDCKKCSGLCCVALYCTKTDGFPANKEAGTPCKYLDSDFCCKIHSRLADKNYKGCLAYDCFGAGQRTTQLYLPDGTWKANFEQKDKLFQIFMIVYQLHQMLWFLVEAFTLTSDELLKSTIDLLISENEQMIQQPMDHIAMLDLSEYRLNVNNVLKQISTDISTNDTSNQFHGLNYLGKNFKKANLDRKNFSMSLMIAADLSGCSLWKTNFLGADLRDANIKNADLSKSIFLTQMQINSAIGNSNTKIPINLTRPATWEK; this is encoded by the coding sequence GTGACGAAGGATAAAGTAGATAGTAAATATGACGATTTAATAAGAAAGCTGAAAATTGATTGTAAAAAATGCAGCGGCTTATGCTGTGTTGCTTTGTACTGCACAAAAACAGATGGTTTTCCTGCCAATAAAGAAGCTGGAACCCCATGCAAATATCTGGATTCAGATTTTTGCTGCAAAATTCACTCCAGACTGGCTGACAAAAATTACAAAGGTTGTTTGGCCTATGACTGTTTCGGAGCGGGACAAAGAACGACTCAACTATATTTACCAGATGGAACATGGAAAGCAAATTTTGAACAGAAAGATAAACTCTTTCAGATATTTATGATTGTATATCAGTTACATCAGATGCTATGGTTCCTGGTTGAGGCATTTACTTTGACATCAGATGAACTTCTAAAATCAACGATTGATTTGCTTATCTCCGAGAATGAGCAAATGATACAGCAGCCCATGGATCATATTGCAATGCTGGATCTCTCAGAATACAGATTAAACGTGAATAACGTATTGAAACAGATAAGCACCGATATTTCAACAAATGATACATCAAATCAATTTCACGGTTTAAACTATTTAGGAAAAAATTTTAAGAAAGCAAATCTTGACAGAAAGAATTTCAGTATGTCATTAATGATCGCTGCAGACTTATCAGGATGCAGCTTATGGAAGACTAACTTTTTAGGTGCTGACCTCCGGGACGCAAACATAAAAAATGCCGATTTGAGTAAAAGCATCTTTTTAACACAAATGCAGATTAATTCCGCAATCGGAAATTCGAATACAAAAATCCCCATAAATTTAACACGTCCGGCTACATGGGAAAAATGA
- a CDS encoding DUF4914 family protein, with protein MLECLRDMNLPEYVMDILTESKGVVIPKTREDLLTLAMGNSENTEFYIEYEVEGKGKVLEATATKCKNGVVVNYTDDYMRRRDPDCLLIADNKPTDKPRYEEVYQSDFKTLRTETFDWLKKQELIFFPFKSGGLEYGYDSILIAPLNAGFFAAGLADLQGFLNIDEISSDFNPIAVVFLAPPFRHTHFDGKQIVVHNRLDEIHEVYSYNLYPGPSAKKGIYGVLLNIGEEEGWVTAHASTVKVITPYDNEIVIMHEGASGGGKSEMIEDIHKEMDGRAILGRNTVTGEKNYLVLSETCDLIPVTDDMALCHPKIQNDSKKLVVKDAESAWFLRLDNIKCYGSSPQYEKILIQPEEPLIFLNMQAVPGATCLAWEHTLDQNGKPCPNPRVVLPRRLVPKAIDTPVEVDVRSFGVRTPACTKENPTYGILGILHILPPALAWLWRLVAPRGFNNPSIIDSLEMTSEGVGSYWPFATGKKVTQANLLLDQILNSTNTRYVLIPNQHIGAYEVSFMPQWVAREYIARRGSAKFKPEHLVEARCPLLGFGLDSLKIDGQYIRRAFLRPETQQEVGIQGYDDGAKILTDFFKQELMKYYTDDLNPLGKQIIDMFLAGATVKEYLEIIPMRY; from the coding sequence ATGCTGGAATGTTTACGTGATATGAATTTACCCGAGTATGTAATGGATATATTGACTGAGTCAAAAGGTGTTGTTATTCCAAAGACCAGGGAAGATTTACTGACACTGGCAATGGGGAATTCCGAAAATACCGAGTTTTACATTGAATATGAAGTAGAAGGAAAAGGCAAGGTATTGGAAGCTACTGCTACGAAATGTAAAAACGGAGTCGTAGTCAATTATACGGACGATTACATGAGAAGACGTGATCCTGACTGTCTGTTGATTGCGGATAATAAACCAACAGATAAACCGAGATACGAGGAGGTTTATCAGTCTGATTTTAAAACCCTGAGAACGGAAACCTTTGACTGGCTGAAAAAGCAGGAGCTGATTTTTTTCCCATTTAAGTCAGGCGGACTTGAGTATGGATATGATTCAATCCTGATCGCCCCCTTAAACGCCGGATTTTTCGCTGCCGGACTTGCAGATCTGCAGGGATTTTTAAATATTGACGAGATTTCTTCTGATTTTAATCCAATAGCGGTTGTATTTCTGGCTCCTCCGTTTCGGCATACCCATTTTGACGGTAAGCAGATCGTGGTTCATAACCGTCTGGATGAAATTCATGAAGTTTATTCCTATAATTTATATCCCGGCCCAAGTGCCAAAAAGGGCATCTACGGAGTTCTTCTCAATATTGGAGAAGAAGAAGGCTGGGTAACGGCACATGCATCTACGGTAAAAGTAATCACTCCTTATGACAATGAGATCGTCATCATGCACGAAGGTGCTTCCGGCGGCGGAAAAAGTGAAATGATCGAAGACATTCATAAGGAAATGGATGGAAGAGCTATATTAGGAAGAAATACGGTTACAGGTGAAAAGAACTATCTGGTATTAAGTGAAACCTGTGATCTGATACCGGTGACAGATGACATGGCATTATGCCACCCCAAGATCCAGAATGACAGCAAAAAGCTGGTGGTTAAGGATGCGGAATCCGCATGGTTCTTGCGCCTTGATAACATCAAGTGTTATGGTTCCTCTCCCCAATATGAGAAAATACTGATTCAGCCGGAAGAGCCCCTTATCTTCTTAAACATGCAGGCAGTACCTGGTGCCACCTGTCTGGCTTGGGAACATACCCTGGATCAAAACGGAAAGCCCTGCCCCAACCCCCGTGTTGTTTTGCCAAGAAGACTGGTTCCCAAAGCCATTGATACACCTGTGGAAGTAGACGTGAGAAGCTTTGGCGTACGGACCCCGGCATGTACGAAGGAAAACCCGACATATGGAATTCTTGGTATCCTCCACATACTGCCTCCGGCACTGGCCTGGTTATGGCGTCTTGTAGCCCCAAGAGGATTCAATAATCCAAGTATTATCGATTCCCTGGAAATGACCAGCGAAGGAGTAGGATCCTACTGGCCTTTTGCAACCGGTAAAAAGGTGACCCAGGCAAACCTTTTGCTTGACCAGATTTTAAATTCAACCAACACCCGGTATGTCCTGATCCCCAACCAGCACATCGGTGCATATGAGGTGAGCTTTATGCCCCAGTGGGTTGCCAGAGAGTATATTGCCCGCCGAGGCAGCGCCAAGTTTAAACCGGAGCATCTTGTGGAAGCCCGCTGTCCGCTTCTTGGCTTTGGCCTTGATTCCTTAAAAATTGACGGACAGTACATCAGGAGAGCATTTTTAAGGCCGGAAACCCAGCAGGAAGTAGGCATTCAGGGATATGACGACGGAGCAA
- a CDS encoding arsenate reductase ArsC translates to MNKPKVAFVCVHNSCRSQIAEALGKHLASDAFESYSAGTETKPQINQDAVRLMNRLYGIDMELSQHSKLLSEIPPVDIVVTMGCNVKCPLLPCKYREDWGLNDPSGMDDTVFLETITLIRDKILNLRDRIQNETL, encoded by the coding sequence ATGAATAAACCCAAAGTAGCGTTTGTATGTGTCCATAATTCCTGCCGAAGCCAGATAGCCGAAGCTCTTGGCAAGCACCTCGCCTCAGATGCCTTTGAAAGCTATTCTGCCGGGACAGAGACTAAACCGCAAATTAACCAGGACGCAGTGCGGCTTATGAATCGACTTTACGGAATTGATATGGAGCTATCCCAGCATAGCAAGCTCCTATCTGAGATTCCTCCGGTAGATATTGTTGTTACAATGGGCTGTAATGTAAAGTGCCCGCTCCTACCCTGTAAATACCGGGAAGATTGGGGACTTAACGATCCCAGCGGCATGGATGATACCGTATTTTTAGAAACAATAACCCTTATCCGGGATAAAATTTTAAACCTTAGAGATCGTATCCAAAACGAAACTTTATAA
- a CDS encoding DUF2294 domain-containing protein — translation MTKGQLEAKISEVVSKFEVEYMGRGPKTIRTYVLNDMIIVRLIGFLSPSEKKLTESTQGIELLKKVRTSLFEGGREYLEKILTDVMDVSIISTHSDISTKTGEKIIVITVDRNLEELYTAK, via the coding sequence ATGACAAAAGGTCAGCTGGAAGCTAAAATCAGTGAAGTTGTCAGTAAATTTGAAGTTGAATATATGGGAAGGGGTCCAAAGACGATCCGTACCTATGTATTAAATGATATGATCATAGTCAGGTTAATAGGATTCTTAAGCCCTTCAGAGAAGAAACTGACGGAAAGCACACAGGGTATTGAGCTGCTTAAGAAAGTCCGGACTTCCCTGTTCGAGGGCGGAAGAGAATATCTGGAGAAAATATTAACAGATGTTATGGATGTGTCCATTATCAGCACTCACTCGGATATCAGCACGAAAACAGGTGAAAAGATCATTGTTATTACGGTTGATAGAAATTTGGAAGAGCTATATACAGCTAAATAA
- a CDS encoding MFS transporter yields MLKNLKTNIGELRNFLILWITQSFSALGSAMTNFALVIWSYQQQGSALTTSLLAICSYAPYVLLSIFAGALSDRWNKKATMLLSDSFAALCTVSVLILMTTGKLQIWHLYLINTLNGLMNTVQQPASDVAISLLAPQKHYQKVSGMRSLSNSLVTVLTPMLASALLSFGSIRLVILFDLITFSIAFLSLLCFVKIPQATEGRGLERETVLQSAKSGLRYLKDNRGILDLILFLAVINFTASIFNAALPAMVLSRAGGGELALGMINTVTGIATMVGSILVSMLPPPKSRVRVICNCLLFSMSTENFILAFGRSTPVWCFGAVLGWIFIPVMNANMDVLFRTMIPIEMQGRVYSARNTLQFFTIPLGYLCGGILVDRVFEPFMAGQTAGSLWTALFGTGKGSGAAMLFFVIGLLGALSCLPFRADRNIWKLEE; encoded by the coding sequence ATGTTAAAAAATTTAAAAACAAACATCGGGGAACTTCGTAATTTCCTGATTTTATGGATCACACAGTCATTTTCGGCCTTGGGCAGTGCAATGACCAACTTCGCGCTGGTGATCTGGTCTTATCAGCAGCAGGGGTCGGCTCTCACCACCTCGTTATTGGCCATCTGTTCCTATGCACCCTATGTCCTTTTAAGCATTTTTGCAGGTGCACTGAGTGACCGGTGGAACAAAAAGGCTACGATGCTGCTCAGTGACAGCTTTGCGGCATTGTGTACTGTTTCGGTGCTTATTCTGATGACAACTGGTAAACTCCAGATTTGGCATCTGTATTTAATCAACACCTTGAATGGATTGATGAACACGGTACAGCAGCCTGCATCGGATGTGGCCATCAGCCTGTTGGCCCCGCAAAAGCATTACCAGAAGGTAAGCGGGATGCGTTCCTTATCCAATTCGTTGGTTACCGTACTGACGCCTATGTTGGCTTCCGCCCTGCTTTCTTTTGGAAGCATCCGTCTTGTCATCCTGTTCGATTTAATTACATTTTCCATAGCGTTCCTATCGCTGTTATGCTTTGTTAAAATCCCGCAGGCCACAGAGGGCCGAGGCCTGGAGAGGGAAACGGTATTGCAGTCTGCCAAAAGCGGCTTGCGGTATCTTAAAGATAACCGGGGAATTCTGGATCTGATTCTGTTTTTGGCTGTTATCAATTTTACTGCTTCTATCTTCAATGCCGCCCTGCCCGCTATGGTACTGTCGCGTGCCGGCGGCGGAGAACTGGCCCTTGGCATGATCAACACTGTTACAGGAATTGCAACAATGGTTGGAAGCATTTTGGTTTCTATGCTGCCTCCGCCAAAAAGCCGGGTTCGAGTGATTTGTAATTGCCTGCTTTTTTCCATGAGTACTGAGAACTTTATCCTTGCTTTTGGCAGGAGTACTCCTGTATGGTGTTTTGGCGCAGTCCTTGGCTGGATCTTTATTCCTGTTATGAACGCCAACATGGATGTTCTTTTCCGCACAATGATCCCTATTGAAATGCAGGGCCGCGTCTATTCAGCAAGGAATACCTTACAGTTTTTCACCATTCCCCTGGGATATCTATGCGGCGGTATTTTGGTAGACCGGGTGTTTGAACCGTTTATGGCAGGGCAGACGGCGGGCAGTCTGTGGACCGCACTGTTTGGGACAGGAAAAGGCTCCGGCGCGGCGATGTTATTTTTTGTGATCGGGTTATTGGGTGCATTATCATGTCTGCCCTTTAGGGCGGACAGAAATATTTGGAAACTGGAGGAATAG